The DNA window GAAGCAACATCTGTAGGATGACTTTGATTTCTTTTTCGACTTTATCTAGGGCTTCGTAAGTATGGCTGTTGATAACGGATCGGTCATAAAATAATCATCCATAGAACAAATTTGTGGAGCATCACCACCATTCTCAACTTCTAGATCACGCAACATCTTTGCCAAGTAACTCTTACCCGTTGAAGATTGCTTCTTCTGCAACCTCCCTCTCAGCTGCCTGATCTTTGCTTCCACTCTTGCAGAGAATCCAATCTTTGTTTCTTGTCTTGCTTTAGACCGCTCCCTCGTCCACATGTGTTGATCTTCAATGTCCTTCTTGTAGTACTTGATTTCTTGGATAATGTGATGATCCATGGGATTAAAACACCTTTGAAATGATATATGGCCAAGATACGGAATTTCCTGACCTGTTTAGATCGACCATTTCATCGACCAATGCTGGTTCTTATTACATGTCATGTTTTAGCACCCACACCATCATTGATATCAGGTTCACTTTCCTGCAAAGTATAAAACAGTGGCAACTGAGttgattgaaaaataaacaaagaaataataaaattgcAGGAAACAGATAGTAAACTTCAATAGTTTTATTACATCAGACACATACCTTTGCTATCAGTAGGAGGAGCCCTTGGAGTCTGACGTGCTCAGGGGCGGAGCCCATGCCCAACTAGCCCGGGCAGGCGCccaggctcaacccctattttctttgtactccctcaatttaatagtcgatttttagacaaaatcaggggGAAAATTAGGGACAAAATTAGTAAAAGTAGGGTGTGAAAATTTaaacagatgaataatcaatggtgtaaagtttttgcctAGGCTGCATAAAATTCCTGACTCCACCACCTGCTTGTCATAGCCATTCATTTTGAACAGAATAAAAGCAAATCATGGGAAAGATCCGGCAATATTCTGCGACCTTAATAATAGAGAGAAATGTGGTGCAGGGACAACAACATGTATGTCTCCACCCTGTGCAAGACAAAAAACAATTTTCACAACCCAACAAACCATAAACAGAAACACAACATGGGAATAACAAAGTAAATTACCGCTATGTCAACTAATATCATCTCAAAATACTTCCTGTTGTTAGATACAACCTTCCATTTGTGATGCACTCGAACAAAAACCTTCCACAACTCTTTAGTATTGTTGATGTCGCAGAGTTTCGCCACTGGTCTGGCCATAATTTCGTAGCAGTTGGCACAAGCAGGGAAGTTTGAGGGTTGGGATATGAAGATGAATACGTGAAACATGTTATAAATATCACACTGAGTAGCATTATTGAGATTGGAGCAGTTGAAACTTTTCATTTGCATAACTGCTGCATGTGGAAGTTGGAGGGATGGATTATTAACTGCTGATGCATGTTAGAAACTGATGAACATTTGAGAAGCCAAAAGAGTGGTGACGTGGATGCACCAGGTTGAAAGTTGAAGAAGAAAATTCCTTGCTACCATGAAGCCACGTGTCGCAGCTAGAGGAGTTGTTGAAAAAGAtagaattttcttatattatagatttcaaTATAAAGAAAAACTTTATGGTACGTGCATCACATAACTCAAAATTTAAAACGAAAATTTTCTAAATGATTTttacataaaaacaaaaaattaaaaactattttttttcaatCAATACTTCTGATTTGGTTATTGGTCAATTTTTATTATCAatatatactttttaaaataattaaattcattAATTCTGGTCAATTTCTTAATAtttgttttgaaaactatttgtttaaaattatttattcaacTTCTTAATATTATGTTACCATTTATAATTAATGcacattaaaaatatatattaagtaTACTAAACAATATGtgtaatattattataaaattttactagataattattatgatttttattttttttctaattattataattttggtTTTTTGTAACGCtaataataagtaattattagattttatttatgaGGTAGATGGATAATATTGAGCAATAATAAGTATTTAAATCTTCAATACAAAgtcataaacatttttttaatatctaaattaggttaataaaacaattattttaatataattttaattacactatctaaattgatttttttaaattgaagttttataaacaattaatttaatttttaattattatcattatatttttatcaaacatactaaactttatataaatttaaaattattattagttatatttttttaaaaaattattatatttctaTCTAAAATTATTCaatgaaatattaaataattttaaattttataaatattataaattttttagagTTAGACGTCTATTATGAAATTCCTCTagacaaaaaatagaaaaaatataaatatgaacTAAATTTTCTAGATATCATGGAGTGTAGATATTCATTTAGAACTGAAAGTTGACGGAGGCTGTCATATATGGTAGGTTTGTAAAAATTGTAAATATGATATAGTAAGAAAGATTTAAAACTGATATTTGAACGGAGGCTGTTATAAATTTTAGGTTTGGAAAAATTGACTAATATTTGCGGTAGTGAAAGCTTTTTCTCCTCCTTTCAAGGTGTCGTGGCAGGTTTGTACCAGGTGGATTAACTGTATCAACATAACGACTAACATGTCATTTATTGCAACTCATATTTTCAGAGAGGAAAACAGCTTTGCAGACTCTCTAGCTAATATAGGACTTACGGTTCctgaatatattaattatattttgattcttgatttttttGAGAGCTTATTTTGTTAAGAATAGGCTTGGTTTGCCGTTCTTTAGGTTTTGTTCTCCTTGAGTGGGTTTTGGTGTAGTCTCCCACTcattttgtattatctttttgttgttgttatataattttattcaaaaaaaaaattaaatgttatttGAAtcgaaaaaataattttattcaaatttataGTTTTACCATTAACTCATATGGATTCAGCTGAGTTTTGTTAACTCATATGAATTCACGGGTCGATGTAAACGTATATATGAGATACTAGTCCTAGACTATTCATTTTAAttccaattttttaaatatttctctAGTTGTTTTAAATATGTGTAAATACGAATCAATACTTAAAAGTTGGTGCATATTATTAGCATATATTTGTAACTATGTCAATGTTAACCAATTGAATTGAATTCAAACTTTATAAATGATGATTTCGTATACATGTGATCTGAATCCAGATAGAATCCGATAACACATATTTCTTACTAGTACTACCTTTAAAAATTCTGCCAAccttttaaaaaaactattttccaCAAAAGATaagttcaaataaaaaaatatatttcaaaaaaaaattcaaaatgagtaaaaaaaataatttacaaattcataactttttgaattcataatttaattaaaaatatttatataaataaatataattttaaaacatCTATCGAAAGAATAGTTTTTACCTTTTCAAAACAACTGTTTACAAATTCAAGttaataatgtttttatttaaagaaaagaagaaatgtTTTGGAAAATAACATAAgttatccaaacaaattcttaAAAACAATTGATACATTAAAATAATACCAAAAAGATAATTACAAATATCCACCGTTGAGTTTTGACatgtaaaacacatagtgtaTGAAAACAACTTTGTAGTGGTCAagaaatataaacaaaacaaaaaaaaacttagaaTTCATAATTTTTATTCTTCATTCAACACAAACTTCAATGCATAATAGATTTATCAAGTTACACAACAAGAGTACTATTCTCTTCAACTAGTAGTTTCCCTTCTATAGCATGATCTCTCCAAGTATAACATATTTCAGATACCTCAGTTGTCCTACATGGTGCATATTTATTTATCTTCCAATTACATTTGCTGCATATATAATGATCTCTTACTTCATTATAAATGTCAACGTAATGAGACTCATTATCCCATGTAAAATGACAAAAGTATAAAGCTATTCGCAAAAAAGCCACCGGCTGAAAATCAAATGCATAATTTTCTCCAAATTTCAATGAATGAGACCCAAGATCATGCTTTTTATCTTGACAATGAACACCAAGCTGAACATCACTTATGTTGTTGATAATGGAAATGTATACTCTATGTGGAGTTATATTATTTGGAGCCCAAGGAAGCCTTTGAGTTTTCAGACCATTTGTGACTTTAAATGAAACAATAATAGTTATCAACATTGAGAGTGATAAGACAATTTTGGAAGCAGAAAGTGCCATGCTTTACAATAGAGTAATTGATATAGTAATGCTGAAATATATGATATTCCTTCGTTcctatttataagcaaattttaactttttacatTCATTGAATAAATGATATATTTAGTCTTCATATTATCCAAATACAGtttttattcaatgaatctaaaaaattaaaatttgcttataaatagaAATAGAGggaatatgtatttatatataattattttggtCACTATTTcaactaaaaattaattttttaattcattaaataaataatatttaatgtaCCCGACATTAATTAATTTAAGCAATGTTTTCATACCGGTCATCAAACCagagagggtactgggtcactggttcttTGGTTGAACCATTggatcactggtcgaaccgcatgactaaatcagattaaaatggataactcggttgaataaaccgGTCTCTATTGAGATATtatgggtctgtttggtaaaaataatgGGTGTCTGATaagctagcttatagcttataattgatggctgatgactggtgactggtgacttatagcttatagcggatggttgagactgatagcttataagctcattgtagtgtttggtaaaattagcggttcaatgtaaaatgacataaaaaatatttaatatataattattttattttaaattaaaataaattataagggttaaaaatgttttttaattaaaataataaggataaaaaggaagaaaatataataagctataagacataagctaaaacgctatttgaaatagcgtatgaaaaataagctataagctggtaaaataagctataagtttgtgatgaaaagaccgttaccaaacaggtctaaattatcatatgagcttataagacataagacataagttataagctcgaaaacatgtcttaccaaacatagcctatatatttattaaatcggtcgaaccagatgacttagtctctaaaaaatatcacaacacctacaaaaatttataattttaaaatatcataatttcacatgtttattttttacattcaaattctaaatataatcaccactcacaacaaaataatacaaaatataaatttaaataaattttaaatcaagtTTAATTGCAAACAGGGAAAAATTGTTCCAAATAAGGTTTGAATaaagtttaattatattttttataaaaaaatcttaaaaacggCGTCGTTTTGGCCGGAAAAAAATATGCATTTGAACCACCGGTTTTTTAAAACCGCCGGTGCACCAGTTTTCACCGGTTCATTAGCATATATGGTCCAACAATCAGATCAGACCGATGACCCCTCCGATTTCCGGTCTGACCGGCCCGACCGACCGgttcggtccgatttttaaaatacTGAATTTAAGGCTCCTCTAACCCGTGTCTTTGGACACTGAATAAGAACATTAAATGaactttaattatatttttaattttaaaaaaaatagagtgaagattttagtccctcacaaaaaatgtAGAGGTCGGATTAGTCTCTGAGAAAAAAAAGTCcctattaaatcccttacaaaatttaaccgagccatgttagtctctactaatatttttttcaaatcaattttttttacttttgaaccaTGACAGAACCACCAGTGAAAACCCATTTTAGTTCCTCACAAAAAaggagagtccaaattagtccccgAGAAAAAAAGGCctctatttaatcccttacaaaatttaactataTCCTTTGTCTTGtagtgtttttttttcttttttttaggcTTCTCCCCTCCATAActccaaataaaaaaaataaaaaaaaatgagaagtaaattgaaaagaaaaacaaaacttttaaaaaatgaaaatgtgtCGCATAATGATGTAAAAATTATATACACTATTAAAATGATGAAACTTTAATGTAAATAATGAATGTGGCTTATATTAATCcaaaaataacatttataattaaattaattttttaattataatatcacAAACCTATTTTGGTACAAATATATTGCATGACATATCAACAAGGTCTTAAGTAATTTTATTATGCACTAATTTAAAATTGCAATagactataaaataaatatatacaagtaaatatataaattttaatatttattaatttataaaatgaaatagaagactaataaatcattaatatatatatatatata is part of the Vicia villosa cultivar HV-30 ecotype Madison, WI linkage group LG2, Vvil1.0, whole genome shotgun sequence genome and encodes:
- the LOC131650433 gene encoding S-protein homolog 5-like; the encoded protein is MALSASKIVLSLSMLITIIVSFKVTNGLKTQRLPWAPNNITPHRVYISIINNISDVQLGVHCQDKKHDLGSHSLKFGENYAFDFQPVAFLRIALYFCHFTWDNESHYVDIYNEVRDHYICSKCNWKINKYAPCRTTEVSEICYTWRDHAIEGKLLVEENSTLVV